The Clostridium sporogenes region TCTTTATAAAAAATATCTCTTTTTATCTTAGTATTAGAATATCTTATTAAAATTTTTATCTTTTAACTAAAATATATTTGTATAAAAATATTTAAATCTAATGTTTGAAATGTCTTATTCCTGTAAACACCATAGAAATCCCTTTTTCATTACATACCTTTATAGATTCTTCATCTCTTATAGAACCGCCTGGTTGAATTATAGCTTTTATTCCCCATTTTGCAGCTTCTTCGGCTACATCTCCAAATGGGAAAAAAGCATCTGAAGCTAAAACTACGCCATCTCCAGCTCTATCTAATGCTTCCTTTGCTGCCCATATTCTATTTACTTGGCCTCCCCCAATACCCTTTGCCATACCATCTTTAACTACTACAATAGCGTTGGATTTCACATATTTAACTACTTTCATACCAAATATAAGATCTTTCATTTCTTTCTCTGTTGGGGATTTTTCTGTAACTACTTTTGTATCTTCTAATAATTTATTATCACCCTGTTGTACTAATATTCCTCCATCTACCTTTGCCATATCTTTTGACTCTGTAGATTTTTCTTCACATTTTATAACCCTTAAATTTTTCTTGTTTTTTAAGACTTCTAAAGCATCTTCATCAAAATCTGGTGCTACAACTATTTCTAAAAATATTTTTGCGAGATTCTCTGCTGTTTCCTTATCTACTTTTCTATTAAAAGCAACTATGCCACCAAATATAGATATAGGATCACATTCATAGGCCTTAGTATAAACCTCCTGTATAGTATCCCCTATAGCCACACCACAAGGTGTATTATGTTTTAATGCACAACAAGCCACCTCTTCAAATTCACAAACGGTTTTCCACGCTATATCCATATCCTTTATATTATTATAGGATAATTCTTTTCCATTTAACTTTTCAAAATTTTTCATAGGATATTTTCCAACAGTAGATGTGTAATAAGCTGCTGTTTGATGAGGGTTTTCTCCATATCTTAAATCCATGTTCTTTTTATAGGATAGAGTTAAGTATTCTGGATATTCCTCTTCTAATAAGAAATTACTTATAGCTGCATCATAGGCTGACATTAAATTAAAAACTTTTCCTGCTAATTTTTTTCTAGTTTTTATATTAACCTGATCATTTTCTTTTATTTCATCTATGACATTTTCATAATCCTTAGTATCTGTTAGTACTACTACATCTTTAAAATTTTTAGCTGCTGCTCTTATCATAGTAGGTCCACCGATGTCTATAAATTCTACTTTTTCATCAAAACTTAAATTTTCTTCTACTTTATTAAAGAAAGGATATAAATTCACTACTACCATATCTATAGGGTTTATGCCCTTTTCTTCTATTACCTTCATATGCTCTTCATTATCTCTTATAGCTAATATTCCTCCATGAATCAAAGGATTTAATGTTTTTACTCTTCCATCTAGCATTTCTGGAAATCCTGTTACCTCTTCTATATCTATTACTTTTATTCCATTTTCTTTTAAATGTTTGTATGTTCCACCAGTAGATATTATTTCTACATTTCTACTTTCTAAAAACTTTGCTAAATCTAAAATTCCTGTCTTATCAAATACACTTATTAATGCTCTTTTTATCAATTTAATACCCCCAATTTCAATGGTTTTTTATTATTTTGATTTATATCTATATCATAATTAATAGCCACTAATACACCTTCTTTTAAGGAAAACATATAAGTGGCACTATTTCAATTTTCAAACTACAAATTTTTATATTTCAATAAATTTAATCTACTTTAATACACATTCTTTATTACATTCATTTATATCAATAGTAATTTTTTCATTATTATAAATTTAGTCTATTTTAATAAAGACTTTTCTTCCCTGTAATTTTATTTTTTCTTCACTTATAAGCTTTATGGCTTCTGGTAATGCCTCATGTTCTTTTTCTAGAACTCTTTTTTGCAATATTTCTGCTGTATCTTCTGCAAAAACTGGTACAGATTTTTGTATTATTATAGGTCCACTATCCGTACCCTCATCTACAAAATGCACAGTACACCCAGATACTTTTACTCCGTATTCTAATGCTCTTTGGTGTACTTTTATACCATACATTCCATCCCCACAAAAGCTTGGTATCAATGAAGGATGGATGTTTATTATCCTATTTTCAAATTTATTAATTAACTCCCCATTTAATATAGAAAGCCATCCTGCTAAAACTATTAAATCTACTTTTCCATATAAATATTCACATATTTTATTAGACAAGTTATTTTCATATAATTTTCTATCTAAAGTTAAAGTTTTAATTCCCTTTTTTTCTGCTCTTTCTATACCATAAATATTAGGTCTATCCCCTATAACCATTTCTATATTGCAATTTTTTATATATCCTTCTTCTATTTTATCTATTATAGATTGAAGATTGCTTCCTCCCCCTGAAATAAGTACTGCAATTTTAAACATCTTATTCTCCTTTAATTTAAAGAAAATTTTTCATATATACTCTATAAATAATTAATTCCCCAATCAATTATTTTAAAGATCTAACCTATGAACTAATTTTTATTATAAATTTATTTAATGCCCCTTTTTAAATTAGTTCAACAGACTTATCTCCTTTTTTAACATATCCTATTTTATAACCCTTTTCTCCCATTTCTATCAGGTCTTTTATTATATCTTCCCCATCTTTTTCATTTACACATAATACAAAACCAATCCCCATATTGAAAGTATTGTACATGTGATTTTCTTCTACGCCTAAATTCATTAAATGCTTAAATATATTTGGTACTGGATAAGATTTTTTATTTATAACTGCTGTAAAATCATCTTTAAACATTCTAGGAATATTTTCATAAAAACCTCCTCCAGTTACATGAGCCATACCCTTTATATTATATTTTTCTAAAAGTTTCATTACAGGTTTTACATATATTTTCGTAGGAGTTAAAAGAGCATTCCCTATTTTATCTCCTTCAAAATCTTTATGTAAATCCTCTACTAATTTTCTTATAAGTGAATATCCATTGCTATGAGGCCCTGATGATGCTATACCTATTAATATATCCCCATCTTCTATTTTACTTCCATCTATTATTTCATCTTTTTCTGCTATACCTACAGCAAAACCAGCTATATCATATTCGCCATCTCTATAAAAACCTGGCATTTCTGCTGTTTCTCCGCCTATTAGAGCACATTCACTTTGGATACAACCATTGCTAACCCCTTCTACAAGCTGAGCTGCAATCTGTGATTCCAATTTGCCGCAAGCTATATAATCTAA contains the following coding sequences:
- the purH gene encoding bifunctional phosphoribosylaminoimidazolecarboxamide formyltransferase/IMP cyclohydrolase; protein product: MIKRALISVFDKTGILDLAKFLESRNVEIISTGGTYKHLKENGIKVIDIEEVTGFPEMLDGRVKTLNPLIHGGILAIRDNEEHMKVIEEKGINPIDMVVVNLYPFFNKVEENLSFDEKVEFIDIGGPTMIRAAAKNFKDVVVLTDTKDYENVIDEIKENDQVNIKTRKKLAGKVFNLMSAYDAAISNFLLEEEYPEYLTLSYKKNMDLRYGENPHQTAAYYTSTVGKYPMKNFEKLNGKELSYNNIKDMDIAWKTVCEFEEVACCALKHNTPCGVAIGDTIQEVYTKAYECDPISIFGGIVAFNRKVDKETAENLAKIFLEIVVAPDFDEDALEVLKNKKNLRVIKCEEKSTESKDMAKVDGGILVQQGDNKLLEDTKVVTEKSPTEKEMKDLIFGMKVVKYVKSNAIVVVKDGMAKGIGGGQVNRIWAAKEALDRAGDGVVLASDAFFPFGDVAEEAAKWGIKAIIQPGGSIRDEESIKVCNEKGISMVFTGIRHFKH
- the purM gene encoding phosphoribosylformylglycinamidine cyclo-ligase, with translation MVSYKEAGVNIEEGYKSVDLIKKHASKTFTKGVLNNLGSFAGMFELPKYKNPVLVSGTDGVGTKLDIAFRMEKYNTVGIDCVAMCVNDILCHGAKPLFFLDYIACGKLESQIAAQLVEGVSNGCIQSECALIGGETAEMPGFYRDGEYDIAGFAVGIAEKDEIIDGSKIEDGDILIGIASSGPHSNGYSLIRKLVEDLHKDFEGDKIGNALLTPTKIYVKPVMKLLEKYNIKGMAHVTGGGFYENIPRMFKDDFTAVINKKSYPVPNIFKHLMNLGVEENHMYNTFNMGIGFVLCVNEKDGEDIIKDLIEMGEKGYKIGYVKKGDKSVELI
- the purN gene encoding phosphoribosylglycinamide formyltransferase translates to MFKIAVLISGGGSNLQSIIDKIEEGYIKNCNIEMVIGDRPNIYGIERAEKKGIKTLTLDRKLYENNLSNKICEYLYGKVDLIVLAGWLSILNGELINKFENRIINIHPSLIPSFCGDGMYGIKVHQRALEYGVKVSGCTVHFVDEGTDSGPIIIQKSVPVFAEDTAEILQKRVLEKEHEALPEAIKLISEEKIKLQGRKVFIKID